The sequence GTTGTCAGTAGCAAAAGAATTTGTTCAGATTTTGAATCCTTTTGCGCCCCATATCACGGAAGAACTGTGGCGAATGCTGGGTAATGAAGATACGCTTGCCTACGAAGACTGGCCTCAATTCAATGAAGAATATCTGAAAGCAGATTCCATCACTTACCCCGTACAGATAAATGGAAAAGTGCGTGCAGATATTGAAGTGGACGCCGATAAAGCCAAAGACAAAGACTATGTGTTGGGCTTAGCTAAAGAAGAGGAAAACGTAGCTAAATATCTCGAAGAAGGTAATTTAGTGAAAGAAATCTTTGTGCCGGGTAGAATAGTGAATTTGGTGGTGAAGTAAACTTCATAAAAAAGGCTCCGACGCAGAGCATCGGAGCCAGTTTCTTAATTCAGTGGGATTTTAAACCCTACAAATCTATAATCAGTTACTACCGCTCTTCAACGGATGTCCATTCCAGGCCTTTTTCACCAACGTAAAGGGCACGTGGACGTATTAGGCGGTTATTAGCCGCTTGCTCCATGAAGTGACCGGTCCATCCTGAAACACGACTCATCGTGAAAATACAGGTGTATAAATCCGGCTCAATTCCGATAGAGTAATACACGGTAGCTGAGAAGAAATCCACATTAGGATCAATATCTTTTTCTTCCTTCATAGTATTCAACATATCCATTGACCATTCATAAAGCTGCTCATGTCCGGTTTCTTCGGAAAGATCTTTAGACATTGTTTGTAGCAATCGGGCACGTGGGTCAAAGGTTTTGTAAACACGGTGACCAAATCCTGAAAGCTTCTCTTTATTAGCTAACTTTCTTTTAGTGAATTCAACGGCGTCCGCAGTATCGGGATCTTTATCCAACTCAAGAAGGGTATTCATAACGGCTGTATTTGCTCCACCGTGAAGTGGTCCTTTAAGAGCACCGATAGCACCGGTGATGGCAGAATACATATCAGACTGAGTAGCACAAATGGTGCGGGCGGTAAACGTTGAAGCATTCATCCCATGTTCTGCATGAAGAA comes from Balneola sp. and encodes:
- a CDS encoding citrate synthase (catalyzes the formation of citrate from acetyl-CoA and oxaloacetate) — protein: MSEGIHTGFDEQQYPYINKGLEGIIAFSTTKSFIDGQKGELIYSGYLIDILAENATFEEVCFLLWNDRLPNSEELESLKKLLVEHRSLPQPVLDYIQATDKSAEPMAVLRTAVSMLADFDDTHGKFDDTLFEGQAIDITAKIPTIIAAFDRARKGKDFVAPLEEGSTAFNFLYMLNGEKPGTQAEKTMDLCLILHAEHGMNASTFTARTICATQSDMYSAITGAIGALKGPLHGGANTAVMNTLLELDKDPDTADAVEFTKRKLANKEKLSGFGHRVYKTFDPRARLLQTMSKDLSEETGHEQLYEWSMDMLNTMKEEKDIDPNVDFFSATVYYSIGIEPDLYTCIFTMSRVSGWTGHFMEQAANNRLIRPRALYVGEKGLEWTSVEER